In Apus apus isolate bApuApu2 chromosome 5, bApuApu2.pri.cur, whole genome shotgun sequence, the following are encoded in one genomic region:
- the RASSF10 gene encoding ras association domain-containing protein 10, translated as MEPEERKISVWICQEEKLISGLSRRTTCSDVVRVLLEDSHHRRQRPALPEPGGGMLSGPPHSYCIVEKWRGFERILPNKTKILRLWVAWGDEQENVRFVLVRSEASLPNAGPRSAEARVVLSKERPGHGLGAARASLALTQERQRRVVRKAFRKLAKINKKRQQPLAREASSAERMETLVHLVLSQDHTIRQQIQRLRELDREIDRYEAKIHLDRMKRHGVNYVQDTYLVGAGGGEPEPGREPGGAAQPAAGRPEEDYARKCEEVLQLQEQRAQQEELLEHLAAEIQEELNERWMKRRREELELAAGPGLADTDCDTTELSGGGGEGELQLEHERVKTQLSTSLYIGLKLSTDLEAVKTDLDYTQRAWEDKERELQRLLETLGTLDVAEAPAEPRGAAGGGRPAGSAAGWVEQARALRKDRAENDEDSDTGLSSMHSQDSDSVPVCESLV; from the coding sequence ATGGAGCCCGAGGAGCGGAAGATCTCTGTGTGGATCTGCCAGGAGGAGAAGCTGATCTCCGGGCTGTCCCGGCGGACCACCTGCTCGGACGTGGTGCgggtgctgctggaggacagCCACCACCGGCGGCAGCGGCCGGCGCTGCCCGAGCCGGGCGGCGGGATGCTGTCGGGGCCGCCGCACTCCTACTGCATCGTAGAGAAGTGGCGCGGCTTCGAGCGGATCCTGCCCAACAAGACGAAGATCCTGCGGCTCTGGGTGGCGTGGGGGGACGAGCAGGAGAACGTGCGCTTCGTGCTGGTGCGCAGCGAGGCCTCGCTGCCCAACGCGGGGCCGCGCAGCGCCGAAGCGCGGGTGGTGCTCAGCAAGGAGCGCCCCGGCCACGGCCTGGGGGCGGCCCGCGCCAGCCTGGCGCTCACGCAGGAGCGGCAGCGGCGAGTGGTGAGGAAAGCCTTCCGCAAGCTGGCCAAGATCAACAAGAAgcggcagcagcccctggcccGGGAGGCCTCGTCGGCGGAGAGGATGGAGACGCTGGTGCACCTGGTGCTGTCGCAGGACCACACCATCCGGCAGCAGATCCAGCGGCTCCGCGAGCTGGACCGGGAGATCGACAGGTACGAGGCCAAGATCCACCTGGACCGCATGAAGCGGCACGGCGTCAACTACGTTCAGGACACCTACTTGGTgggggccggcggcggggagCCGGAGCCGGGCCGGGAGCCGGGCGGGGCTGCCCAGCCCGCTGCCGGCCGCCCCGAGGAGGACTACGCCAGGAAGTGCgaggaggtgctgcagctgcaggagcagcgggcgcagcaggaggagctgctggagcacctGGCCGCCGAGATCCAGGAGGAGCTCAACGAGCGCTGGATGAAGCGGCGGcgagaggagctggagctggcggcggggcccggcctgGCCGACACGGACTGCGACACGACGGAActgagcggcggcggcggcgagggcgagctgcagctggagcatgaGCGGGTGAAGACCCAGCTGAGCACCAGCCTCTACATCGGCCTCAAGCTGAGCACGGACCTGGAGGCCGTCAAAACCGACCTGGACTACACGCAGCGGGCGTGGGAGGACAAGGAGCGGGAGCTGCAGCGGCTGCTGGAGACGCTGGGCACCCTGGACGTGGCGGAGGCTCCGGCGGAGCCCCGcggagcggcgggcggggggcggccggcgggcagcgcggccggcTGGGTGGAGCAGGCGCGGGCGCTGCGCAAGGACCGCGCCGAGAACGACGAGGACTCGGACACGGGGCTGAGCTCCATGCACAGCCAGGACTCGGACTCCGTGCCCGTCTGCGAGTCCCTCGTCTAG